One Leptospira levettii genomic window carries:
- a CDS encoding carboxypeptidase regulatory-like domain-containing protein produces the protein MKFLSKRLTILFFISISLSCILNPIVQTVVNPEDSSEPNPITILGIVAALSPQSIQITGQIIDSNGIAVSNGTLTILSRSNPSEGLLDSVDLNYGGRFYMKVSTGDTRIRVSQSNVELFTFTLSIPELGIISVSNQTLAGPRINNLEFYQIGFEPNYFDVFAVNPFDQSSFTAWPSIIQITFTEDIEVPSNMQTYLDTNVSTSPTISLDGSLSSVINGKILEIRNSSGFQIGTNRYTLGIGIRSASGKILSARSFSYTCNAPCSSPL, from the coding sequence ATGAAATTCCTTTCTAAACGATTAACGATTCTCTTTTTTATTAGTATATCACTCTCTTGTATCTTAAATCCAATTGTACAAACAGTTGTGAACCCTGAAGATTCTTCCGAACCAAACCCAATAACAATCCTTGGAATTGTTGCAGCTCTCTCCCCCCAATCCATCCAAATCACAGGTCAAATTATAGATTCAAACGGTATTGCCGTTTCGAATGGCACACTTACCATTTTGAGCCGTTCCAACCCATCCGAAGGATTATTAGATTCGGTAGACCTTAACTATGGTGGGAGGTTTTATATGAAAGTTTCCACTGGTGATACAAGGATTCGAGTGTCTCAATCCAATGTAGAATTGTTTACATTCACTCTATCCATTCCAGAACTTGGCATCATTTCAGTTTCCAATCAAACGTTAGCTGGACCACGAATCAATAATCTTGAATTTTATCAGATTGGTTTTGAACCAAATTACTTCGATGTATTTGCTGTAAATCCATTTGACCAATCTTCATTTACAGCATGGCCATCGATCATCCAAATTACATTTACTGAAGATATTGAAGTCCCTTCCAATATGCAAACCTATTTGGACACCAATGTCTCCACTTCACCTACTATCAGTTTGGATGGTAGTTTATCAAGTGTGATCAATGGAAAAATTTTGGAAATTCGGAATTCATCTGGATTTCAAATTGGAACAAATCGTTATACCCTCGGTATAGGGATCAGGTCTGCTTCCGGAAAAATACTCTCTGCCCGTA
- a CDS encoding Ig-like domain-containing protein, with product MNLSSIQLPNFSFRNLRKRFYIFVIPILLFQNCYLNPFVYDLLNPNIDEENKSGFLLGLSGLSSSIYVTGIIRNGSGVAQVNKEYTVVSSDGNVFGIDSSGTTDKSGRFYLSIGQGDTKIRVTELGEDLVTFTINVSGPMIQLKTVDPVNYEIESLFMYNPGNKPVSFDLVSTSPANNESYFGLNPNLTLTFSDSVPEWDLSTLSSLVANNIFVSPAGMSIMSPSLSPPNTIILMTNVSVYSTEYTVQIGPGFYSATNVPLTPRSVKFTLLTPP from the coding sequence ATGAATCTTAGTTCGATACAATTACCCAATTTCTCTTTTCGTAATCTCAGAAAAAGATTCTATATCTTTGTGATACCGATTCTTTTGTTTCAAAATTGTTATTTGAATCCTTTTGTGTATGATCTTTTGAATCCGAATATAGATGAAGAAAATAAGAGTGGTTTCTTACTAGGTTTAAGTGGATTATCTTCCTCCATTTATGTCACAGGAATTATTCGGAACGGTTCTGGAGTCGCACAAGTAAATAAAGAATATACCGTGGTGTCATCTGACGGTAATGTATTCGGAATAGACAGTTCAGGAACCACAGATAAGTCTGGTCGGTTTTATTTAAGCATAGGACAAGGTGATACAAAAATTCGTGTTACAGAATTAGGAGAAGATCTTGTGACATTCACAATCAATGTCAGTGGACCTATGATCCAATTAAAAACTGTCGATCCAGTTAATTATGAAATTGAAAGTTTATTTATGTACAATCCTGGAAATAAACCAGTGTCCTTCGATTTGGTTAGCACAAGTCCCGCAAACAACGAATCGTATTTCGGATTGAATCCTAATCTAACACTTACATTTTCAGATTCAGTACCGGAATGGGATTTGTCAACTTTATCTAGTTTAGTAGCTAATAATATATTTGTTTCTCCAGCTGGTATGAGCATCATGAGTCCAAGTTTATCACCACCAAATACGATTATTCTAATGACCAACGTTTCTGTTTATAGCACCGAATATACAGTTCAAATTGGGCCTGGCTTTTATTCTGCTACAAATGTTCCATTAACTCCTCGATCTGTAAAATTTACTTTATTAACTCCTCCGTAA
- a CDS encoding LA_0442/LA_0875 N-terminal domain-containing protein, with the protein MRNCNLTFLILFFFLFLPLHAVQTILLKQGKSVKGIITNQNVENVEIDTQDGKHMVISKKSVLKILYKDLAEAEEEKIRKEEEEKRKQEKEKAIAAKQEEIRKRREALAEQEALNRSKTNEGTKVTHSLRDSFVLTSVADGNMITLAPESAKCQTFQEYPEYFWLFGGLRFSEPDWNVLLPKDSRPVRIRQTSTWKDLAITLFGGFAITITRKTIIVDVCEGNGYRMVSDSEINRIKEEAVEQIKTEQELKEAEEKYELELLEKDLEALKKKK; encoded by the coding sequence ATGCGAAACTGCAATCTAACATTCCTTATCCTCTTTTTCTTTCTTTTTTTACCTCTTCATGCCGTTCAAACAATTCTTTTGAAACAAGGAAAGTCTGTGAAAGGTATCATTACCAATCAAAACGTTGAAAACGTTGAAATTGATACACAAGATGGAAAACATATGGTGATTTCCAAAAAATCAGTTTTAAAAATTCTCTATAAAGACTTAGCAGAAGCAGAAGAAGAAAAAATCAGGAAAGAAGAGGAAGAGAAACGAAAACAAGAAAAAGAAAAAGCAATCGCAGCCAAACAAGAAGAAATCCGTAAAAGACGTGAAGCTCTCGCAGAACAAGAAGCATTAAATCGATCAAAAACAAATGAAGGAACAAAAGTCACACATAGTTTGCGAGATTCATTTGTTCTTACTTCTGTGGCCGATGGGAATATGATCACTCTTGCACCCGAATCAGCCAAATGCCAAACGTTCCAAGAATACCCAGAGTATTTTTGGTTGTTTGGTGGTTTAAGATTCTCAGAACCTGATTGGAATGTTCTTTTGCCCAAAGATAGTAGACCTGTTCGTATCCGCCAAACATCAACTTGGAAAGACCTTGCGATCACTCTATTTGGTGGATTTGCAATTACGATCACAAGAAAAACAATTATCGTAGATGTTTGTGAGGGGAATGGATATCGTATGGTTTCGGATTCGGAAATCAATCGAATCAAAGAAGAAGCTGTTGAACAAATTAAAACCGAACAAGAGTTAAAAGAAGCGGAAGAAAAATACGAACTCGAATTACTTGAAAAAGATTTAGAAGCTTTGAAAAAGAAAAAATAG
- the eat gene encoding ethanolamine permease: MNETPKLHKALHSVHLWGMAVGLVISGDYFGWNFGWSNANFWEFGISIVWIAIFYVMFALCFTELAASIPQAGGPSAYAKRALGDTFGFFTGYLVLVEFLFAPPAIASALGGYIHFLFPIIPAFAAGIGMFLLLLLMNLTGIKQTARFELFVTLVAVIGLLLYLGLLVPHLSLDQIPNWKNETNISFSAVFTSIPFAIWFFLAVEGVALAAEEVKNPAKDIPKGYIAGIITLLCLAGMIYGFTASVTNTKDIANIEYPLSYVLNSLYGSESIWPILFTFIGLFGLVASLFGIILGNSRLLYAMSKEGYLPSYLSQLTKGSVVPQNAVISGGVLGIFCMLFLNTAELITISALGACGMYLLCLVSYLMLRKREPNLDRPYKAPLYPILPFIAMGFGIFAFGSVFYAEPKLTIGVFFVGIVLGIGYRLNQFRNKSIN; the protein is encoded by the coding sequence ATGAACGAAACTCCAAAATTACACAAAGCCCTCCATTCTGTGCATTTATGGGGAATGGCAGTTGGACTTGTCATTTCAGGAGATTACTTTGGTTGGAATTTTGGATGGTCAAATGCAAACTTTTGGGAGTTTGGAATTTCCATAGTATGGATTGCCATTTTTTATGTAATGTTTGCACTATGTTTTACAGAACTTGCAGCTAGTATTCCGCAAGCAGGTGGTCCTTCTGCCTATGCCAAACGTGCATTAGGTGACACTTTTGGATTTTTTACTGGTTATCTCGTACTTGTGGAATTTTTATTTGCACCGCCAGCGATTGCTTCTGCATTAGGTGGATACATTCACTTTTTATTCCCGATCATTCCTGCTTTTGCTGCGGGAATTGGTATGTTTTTGTTATTATTACTCATGAATTTAACCGGGATCAAACAAACTGCTCGCTTTGAGTTATTTGTAACTCTCGTCGCTGTGATTGGACTTTTATTGTATTTAGGATTACTTGTCCCACATCTCTCTTTGGATCAAATTCCAAATTGGAAGAATGAGACAAATATTTCTTTTTCTGCGGTATTCACTTCCATTCCTTTTGCGATTTGGTTTTTTTTAGCTGTGGAAGGAGTTGCATTAGCAGCGGAAGAAGTAAAAAATCCTGCGAAAGACATACCAAAAGGTTATATTGCTGGTATCATCACCTTACTTTGTTTAGCAGGTATGATTTATGGATTCACAGCTTCGGTAACAAATACAAAGGACATTGCTAATATTGAATATCCTTTGTCCTATGTATTAAACTCATTATATGGATCCGAATCAATTTGGCCCATTTTGTTTACTTTTATTGGATTATTCGGACTTGTAGCTTCTCTTTTTGGGATTATTTTGGGCAATTCAAGGTTGTTATATGCTATGAGTAAGGAAGGTTACCTTCCAAGTTATTTATCTCAATTGACCAAAGGATCGGTTGTCCCTCAAAATGCTGTTATATCTGGTGGAGTTCTTGGAATTTTCTGTATGTTGTTTTTGAATACGGCAGAACTTATCACCATATCTGCATTAGGTGCCTGCGGGATGTATTTACTCTGTTTAGTGTCTTACCTTATGTTGCGAAAAAGAGAACCCAATTTAGATCGACCTTATAAGGCTCCTTTGTATCCAATTTTGCCTTTCATCGCGATGGGATTTGGTATTTTTGCGTTTGGATCTGTATTTTATGCAGAGCCAAAGTTAACGATTGGTGTTTTTTTTGTTGGGATCGTATTGGGTATTGGCTATCGATTGAACCAATTCCGAAACAAATCAATTAACTAG
- a CDS encoding adenylate/guanylate cyclase domain-containing protein — protein sequence MKKLILISLLLLVSCLSEERNVNKEAKNGFISLKNHSFPLEPFVALTGEWKFFWNTSPENIKESNLDRILSLPKHWNGYQMDYGKLSGFGHATFRIQLELPEDLQETMALTVHEQDTSYAIYVNGKYYGGSGIPASNTNQFLPMVRSTIVVLPQNKNLTIDLYVANYVHRKGGVWNDIVLSTYTKAENRLTKHKINETILSSIFAFVGIFFLVMYFYNRDGSQTLGIFLFSLAVLLRTISTGERIVLEFFDMPYWALLRLEYLSWFWSAPLLYHYFYTIFPYDFSKKVGNVFYILSAILTLGLILPPVYFTETASIYPIAFVLNGLFILFYLFRAYQKSRMEAKPLLFGIGLILIGASNDVLHAQAVIHTTYIGPSTVVIFVFLQVFTFGRIVRQNIVKTLEFAEEQKQFSSSFSRFVPTEFLYHLGKNDIRQVDLGDQVQKRMTVLFADIRSFTEFSETLTPKENFDFLNSYLQRVGPIIRHNNGFIDKFIGDAVMALFPYNISDAVKAAVEMQEAIRIYNSHRANCGYIPIEVGIGIHTGNLTLGILGEHKRMEGTVISDAVNLASRIEGITKLFSSRIVISAETFIEASDNLGFHYRLLDRVNIKGKTESVFVVEVLDGYEPEKSKRLIACKDDYTLALDAYRREDFEEAKEGFASLLDKNPDDSVSRLFLERCKDALEKSKLESGTS from the coding sequence ATGAAAAAACTCATTTTGATATCTCTTTTACTCCTAGTTAGTTGTTTGTCAGAAGAAAGGAATGTAAACAAAGAAGCAAAAAATGGGTTTATCAGTTTAAAGAATCATTCGTTTCCATTGGAACCTTTTGTGGCTCTAACTGGGGAATGGAAATTTTTTTGGAATACCTCTCCAGAAAACATCAAAGAATCAAATTTGGATCGTATACTAAGTTTGCCCAAACACTGGAATGGATACCAAATGGACTATGGTAAACTTTCTGGATTTGGTCATGCAACATTTCGTATCCAGCTCGAGTTACCAGAAGACTTACAAGAGACAATGGCACTTACAGTGCATGAACAGGACACCTCTTATGCAATTTATGTCAATGGAAAGTACTACGGAGGATCGGGGATACCAGCAAGTAACACGAATCAGTTCCTTCCGATGGTTAGGTCCACCATTGTTGTTTTACCACAAAACAAAAATCTCACCATTGATTTATATGTAGCCAATTATGTTCACAGAAAGGGTGGAGTTTGGAATGACATTGTATTGTCAACATACACTAAAGCAGAGAATCGTCTCACCAAACATAAGATAAATGAAACAATTCTGTCCTCAATATTTGCCTTTGTTGGAATTTTCTTTTTAGTTATGTATTTTTACAACAGAGATGGAAGCCAAACCTTAGGAATTTTTCTCTTTTCTCTTGCTGTTTTACTTAGAACCATCTCAACAGGCGAACGAATTGTTCTCGAATTTTTCGATATGCCTTACTGGGCACTACTTCGATTGGAGTATTTATCTTGGTTCTGGTCTGCACCACTACTCTATCATTATTTTTATACCATTTTCCCATATGACTTTTCTAAAAAAGTTGGGAATGTTTTTTATATTCTCTCTGCGATTTTAACCTTGGGGCTCATTCTGCCTCCAGTATATTTCACAGAAACTGCGTCCATATACCCAATTGCATTTGTATTGAATGGTCTTTTTATACTGTTTTATTTATTCCGAGCTTACCAAAAAAGCCGAATGGAAGCAAAACCATTGTTATTCGGAATTGGGCTCATTTTGATAGGAGCAAGTAACGATGTTTTGCATGCACAAGCGGTAATTCATACTACTTACATTGGACCTTCCACAGTTGTGATCTTTGTCTTTTTGCAAGTATTTACTTTTGGGAGAATCGTTAGACAAAACATTGTCAAAACCTTAGAGTTTGCTGAGGAACAAAAACAATTCAGTTCTTCCTTTAGTCGTTTTGTACCCACTGAATTTTTATACCATTTAGGGAAAAATGACATCCGACAAGTTGACTTGGGGGACCAAGTCCAAAAACGGATGACTGTATTATTTGCTGACATTCGATCCTTTACTGAATTTTCTGAAACACTCACTCCAAAAGAAAACTTTGATTTTCTAAATAGTTATCTCCAACGTGTTGGACCAATCATCCGTCATAATAATGGGTTTATTGATAAATTCATTGGTGATGCGGTGATGGCATTATTCCCGTACAACATCAGTGATGCGGTAAAGGCTGCTGTTGAAATGCAAGAGGCAATTCGAATTTACAATAGCCATCGAGCCAATTGTGGTTATATTCCCATTGAAGTTGGGATAGGAATCCATACAGGAAATTTAACCCTCGGAATTTTAGGTGAACACAAACGAATGGAAGGAACCGTAATTTCGGATGCAGTGAATTTAGCATCTAGAATTGAAGGGATCACAAAACTATTCTCTTCTAGGATCGTCATCAGTGCGGAAACATTTATCGAAGCGTCTGACAATTTAGGGTTTCACTACCGATTATTGGATCGAGTAAATATCAAAGGTAAAACAGAATCAGTTTTTGTTGTTGAGGTGTTAGATGGTTATGAGCCAGAAAAATCGAAACGTTTGATTGCTTGTAAAGACGATTACACTCTTGCCCTCGATGCATATCGTAGGGAAGATTTTGAAGAAGCAAAAGAAGGTTTTGCTTCCCTATTAGATAAAAATCCTGATGATTCAGTATCGCGTCTTTTTTTAGAACGTTGTAAAGATGCTCTCGAAAAATCCAAACTCGAGTCTGGCACTAGTTAA
- a CDS encoding FMN-binding glutamate synthase family protein has product MMNTILNWIETNPISATWVGLFLFFALVFLRDITQKKHTIQRNFPIVGRLRYFLEMIGPELRQYWVANDKEERPFDRTERSWIYATAKGQNNNFGFGTTEIQYEPGYPIIKHKAFPYPESKAYVHNSDPSCIPCLKIIGPNRKFPYRPYSIVNISAMSFGSLGKNAVLALNRGARDSGAYHNTGEGGLSHYHMEGADIVWQIGTGYFGARDNTGKFNLDVLKEKVGKNACVKMIEIKLSQGAKPGKGGILPAKKVNAEIASIRHVPEGKDCISPNSHSEFTNVKELVSFIEKIANGTGLPVGIKSAVGEIEFWEELAEEMKRTSQGPDFITIDGGEGGTGAAPLTYADHVSLPFKIGFQRVYTLFQKEGLSDRVVWIGSGKLGFPDRAVVAIAMGCDLINIAREAMLSIGCIQAQKCHTDHCPAGVATQNWWLQRGVDPEIKGKRAAKYIQGIRKELLSLAHSCGYEHPGQFTGQDIEISMGMNRYQTLEGLLGYKRDEVKFTKLQDYTVFPKRQA; this is encoded by the coding sequence ATGATGAACACAATTTTGAATTGGATCGAAACAAACCCAATCTCTGCCACATGGGTCGGACTGTTTTTATTTTTTGCACTCGTTTTCCTCCGAGACATCACACAAAAAAAGCACACCATTCAAAGGAATTTTCCCATCGTTGGTAGGTTACGATACTTTCTAGAAATGATTGGTCCCGAACTCAGACAGTACTGGGTCGCCAATGACAAAGAAGAAAGGCCTTTTGACCGCACGGAAAGGAGTTGGATTTACGCAACTGCCAAAGGCCAAAATAATAATTTTGGATTTGGAACTACAGAGATCCAATATGAACCTGGTTACCCCATTATCAAACACAAAGCCTTTCCTTATCCCGAATCAAAAGCATATGTTCACAACAGTGATCCGAGTTGTATTCCATGCCTTAAGATCATTGGACCAAATCGAAAATTTCCATACAGGCCTTATTCCATTGTCAATATTTCAGCAATGTCATTTGGTTCCCTCGGAAAAAATGCAGTCTTAGCACTCAACCGTGGAGCGAGAGATTCGGGTGCCTACCATAACACTGGTGAGGGGGGACTCAGCCATTACCATATGGAAGGTGCTGATATTGTTTGGCAAATTGGAACTGGATATTTTGGTGCAAGAGACAATACTGGAAAATTTAACTTAGATGTTTTAAAAGAAAAAGTCGGAAAAAATGCCTGCGTAAAAATGATCGAGATCAAATTATCACAAGGCGCCAAACCAGGTAAAGGTGGTATTCTACCCGCTAAAAAAGTAAACGCAGAGATTGCGTCAATTCGGCATGTTCCAGAAGGAAAAGATTGTATATCACCTAACTCTCATAGTGAATTCACAAATGTTAAGGAACTCGTTTCTTTTATCGAAAAAATTGCAAATGGAACCGGTTTGCCTGTTGGGATCAAAAGTGCAGTTGGCGAAATTGAGTTCTGGGAAGAATTAGCAGAAGAAATGAAACGTACCTCACAAGGTCCAGATTTTATCACGATCGATGGTGGTGAAGGGGGAACTGGTGCTGCCCCACTAACATATGCAGACCATGTGTCTTTACCCTTTAAAATTGGATTCCAAAGAGTGTACACTTTATTCCAAAAAGAAGGTTTGTCTGACCGAGTTGTATGGATAGGTTCGGGAAAATTGGGTTTTCCTGACCGAGCAGTTGTCGCCATTGCCATGGGTTGTGATCTCATCAATATCGCAAGGGAAGCTATGTTATCAATTGGTTGTATCCAAGCTCAAAAATGCCATACAGACCATTGCCCTGCTGGTGTTGCCACACAAAACTGGTGGTTACAACGTGGAGTCGATCCAGAAATCAAAGGCAAACGAGCAGCCAAATACATCCAAGGGATTCGCAAAGAACTTTTAAGTTTGGCTCATTCTTGTGGATACGAACACCCAGGTCAATTTACAGGCCAAGACATTGAAATCAGTATGGGAATGAATCGTTACCAAACCTTGGAAGGATTACTCGGATACAAACGAGATGAAGTGAAATTTACAAAATTGCAGGATTATACAGTTTTTCCAAAACGACAAGCTTAG
- a CDS encoding response regulator yields MTPRICIIDDDKIYQFTTKKIISNAGISGEVLVFSDAENALSFFQSETENTSTLPDIIFLDINMPFMDGWQFLEAMEPLLSKFPKQIQIYLVSSSVDEADTERAAKIPYVSGYIFKPFTKEKLLDSLTHLQS; encoded by the coding sequence ATGACACCCAGAATTTGTATCATCGATGATGACAAAATTTACCAATTCACAACGAAGAAGATCATTTCCAATGCTGGCATTTCTGGTGAGGTTTTGGTATTTTCGGATGCGGAGAATGCGCTAAGTTTTTTCCAATCAGAAACGGAAAACACATCAACACTTCCTGATATCATCTTTTTGGATATCAACATGCCTTTTATGGATGGTTGGCAATTTTTAGAAGCCATGGAACCTTTGCTTTCCAAATTCCCAAAACAAATCCAAATTTATTTGGTTAGTTCTTCGGTTGACGAAGCGGATACTGAAAGGGCGGCAAAAATTCCTTATGTCTCTGGTTATATTTTTAAACCATTTACCAAAGAAAAACTTTTGGATTCTTTGACTCATCTACAATCTTAG
- a CDS encoding PAS domain-containing sensor histidine kinase, producing the protein MALPDSEILQLLTSISRELVCLHETDGTYVYVSPNSKSIIGYEPEELIGKNPYDFFHPDDRRLIFERSHQPLLRGDENIHPTFRFLHKNGTYIWLQSDNRLTTHASTGKNYLHTSSRDISEKIESDANLALSERKFKTLFRDSPIGLVLTSTHGYIDDVNEAFARFLGYETFELLGKHFSEISSLGELEENLRYRDSVQKGMIDHYSIEKQYVHKQGHLVWAYITVTVLRDDSGKAIYYLAQIIDIDERKKTETLLLENNEHLKATKNSLIIQNKQLQSYNQIISHHLRAPVSNLRSLLDLLKITEVEGERKEIQNHLEEVTENLETVLSELITTLKIQSLENYQPEWISILLTFQKVQKLMEGEFQKKNVHIDLNVTEKELVFVSKEYLETLFLQLTSNSLQFADPSRELRIQVESFSIGSETTISFSDNGLGVDLSRYGDQIFQLKKTFHRQMSGKGLGLFLMKYTMESLGGRVEVKSKPGEGATFLLHFPNGSANV; encoded by the coding sequence GTGGCACTTCCCGATTCCGAAATATTGCAATTATTAACCTCGATTAGCCGAGAATTGGTATGTTTACACGAAACTGACGGAACTTATGTTTATGTGAGCCCCAATTCTAAATCCATCATCGGTTACGAACCAGAGGAACTGATTGGAAAAAATCCTTATGATTTTTTTCATCCAGATGACAGGAGGTTAATTTTTGAAAGATCACACCAACCTCTTTTACGAGGTGATGAAAACATCCACCCCACTTTCCGCTTCTTACATAAAAATGGAACTTATATTTGGTTACAATCAGACAACCGATTGACCACTCATGCAAGTACGGGGAAAAATTATCTACACACATCTTCTCGCGATATCTCAGAAAAAATTGAATCCGATGCAAACTTAGCACTGTCCGAACGAAAGTTCAAAACCTTATTCCGTGATTCGCCTATTGGACTTGTACTTACGAGCACACATGGTTACATCGATGATGTCAATGAAGCGTTTGCGAGATTTTTAGGATATGAAACCTTTGAACTGTTAGGGAAACATTTTTCTGAAATTAGTTCTTTAGGAGAACTCGAAGAAAATTTACGCTATAGAGATTCTGTCCAAAAAGGAATGATCGATCATTATTCCATCGAGAAACAATATGTTCATAAACAAGGGCATTTGGTATGGGCATACATCACTGTCACCGTGTTACGCGATGATTCAGGAAAAGCAATTTATTATTTAGCACAAATTATCGACATTGATGAACGTAAAAAAACAGAAACCTTACTTTTAGAAAACAATGAACATTTAAAAGCCACTAAAAATTCTCTGATCATCCAAAACAAACAACTCCAATCTTATAACCAAATTATCTCCCATCACTTACGAGCACCTGTCAGTAATCTCAGAAGTTTATTAGATTTATTAAAGATTACTGAGGTAGAAGGAGAACGAAAGGAAATACAAAATCATTTGGAAGAAGTGACTGAAAATTTGGAAACCGTACTTTCCGAACTCATCACAACCTTAAAAATCCAAAGTTTGGAAAATTACCAACCTGAATGGATTTCCATCCTTCTTACCTTTCAAAAAGTGCAAAAACTAATGGAAGGGGAATTTCAGAAAAAAAACGTCCACATCGATCTGAATGTGACAGAAAAAGAATTGGTTTTTGTTTCCAAAGAATACCTAGAAACCTTATTTTTACAACTCACTAGCAATTCCCTTCAATTTGCAGATCCGTCTCGGGAACTACGAATCCAAGTAGAATCCTTTTCGATAGGATCCGAAACGACAATTTCCTTCTCAGATAATGGATTAGGGGTTGATTTATCGCGGTACGGGGATCAAATTTTTCAGCTTAAGAAGACTTTTCATCGTCAGATGAGTGGGAAAGGTCTCGGTTTATTTTTAATGAAATATACGATGGAATCATTGGGCGGACGAGTCGAAGTCAAATCGAAACCTGGGGAAGGTGCCACGTTTTTACTTCATTTTCCGAATGGGAGTGCCAACGTATGA